From a region of the Mycolicibacterium sp. MU0050 genome:
- a CDS encoding multifunctional oxoglutarate decarboxylase/oxoglutarate dehydrogenase thiamine pyrophosphate-binding subunit/dihydrolipoyllysine-residue succinyltransferase subunit, with translation MSSTSSPFGQNEWLVEEMYRKFRDDPSSVDPSWHEFLVDYNPEPVRTQAAEPSSTGNGNTRSTVPTSPPEPAPAPPAKPQQTNNQSSAPTKKPDKAPAKEAAPAKSAEKKSAKPAAPAPAAAADAAEDESQVLRGAAAAVVRNMNTSLEVPTATSVRAIPAKVMIDNRIVANNHLKRTRGGKISFTHLLGYALVQAVKKFPNMNRHFAEIDGKPHAVTPTHTNLGLAIDLQGKDGKRSLVVAAIKGCETMGFGQFIAAYEDIVRRARDGKLTADDFSGVTISLTNPGTIGTVHSVPRLMAGQGAIIGVGAMEYPAEFQGASEERIAELGIGKLITLTSTYDHRIIQGAESGDFLRTIHELLLDDDFYDEIFLELGIPYEPVRWRTDNPDSVTDKNARVIELIAAYRNRGHLMADIDPLRLDNSRFRSHPDLDVLTHGLTLWDLDREFKVDGFAGSEYKKLRDILSVLRDAYCRHIGVEYTHILEPEQQQWLQERVEVKHEKPTVAQQKYILSRLNAAEAFETFLQTKYVGQKRFSLEGAETIIPMMDAAIDQCAEHGLDEVVIAMPHRGRLNVLANIVGKPYAQIFTEFEGNLNPSQAHGSGDVKYHLGASGTYIQMFGDNDIEVSLTANPSHLEAVDPVLEGLVRAKQDLLDRGDSDDGFSVVPLMLHGDAAFAGQGVVAETLNLALLRGYRVGGTIHMIVNNQVGFTTSPENSRSSEYCTDVAKMIGAPIFHVNGDDPEACVWVAKLAVDFRQKFKKDVVIDMLCYRRRGHNEGDDPSMTQPAMYDVIDRKRGVRKSYTEALIGRGDISMKEAEDALRDYQGQLERVFNEVRELEKHPIEPSESVESEQELARGLVTAVDKSMLARIGDAHLAIPDGFTVHPRVKPVLEKRREMAYEGKIDWAFGELLALGSLVAEGKLIRLSGQDSRRGTFTQRHSVIIDRKTGEEFTPLQLLATNEDGTPTGGKFLVYDSALSEFAAVGFEYGYSVGNPQALVLWEAQFGDFVNGAQSIIDEFISSGEAKWRQLSEVVLLLPHGHEGQGPDHTSGRIERFLQLCAEGSMTVAMPSTPANYFHLLRRHVYDGIHRPLVVFTPKSMLRNKAAVSDIKDFTEAKFRSVLEEPTYTDGDGDRSKVKRILLTSGKLYYELAARKNKDNRDDIAIVRIEQLYPLPSRRLPATLDLYPNASEFLWVQEEPANQGAWPTFGLSLPELLPEKLTGLKRISRRAMSAPSSGSSKVHAVEQQEIIDEAFA, from the coding sequence GTGAGCAGCACAAGTTCACCATTCGGCCAGAACGAATGGTTGGTCGAGGAGATGTATCGCAAGTTCCGCGACGATCCCTCTTCGGTCGATCCCAGTTGGCACGAGTTTCTCGTCGACTACAACCCGGAGCCGGTGCGCACCCAGGCGGCCGAGCCGTCGTCGACCGGCAACGGCAACACCCGTTCCACCGTGCCGACCTCCCCGCCTGAGCCCGCGCCCGCGCCGCCGGCCAAGCCGCAGCAGACCAACAACCAGAGCTCCGCGCCGACCAAGAAGCCCGACAAGGCTCCCGCCAAGGAGGCCGCGCCGGCCAAGAGCGCCGAGAAGAAGTCCGCGAAACCGGCGGCCCCGGCCCCGGCCGCCGCCGCCGACGCCGCCGAGGACGAGTCCCAGGTGTTGCGGGGAGCGGCGGCCGCCGTCGTCCGGAACATGAACACCTCGCTGGAGGTGCCGACGGCGACCAGCGTTCGCGCCATTCCGGCCAAGGTGATGATCGACAACCGCATCGTCGCCAACAACCACCTCAAGCGGACCCGCGGCGGCAAGATCAGCTTCACCCACCTGCTGGGTTACGCCTTGGTTCAGGCGGTCAAGAAGTTCCCGAACATGAACCGGCACTTCGCCGAGATCGACGGCAAGCCGCACGCGGTGACGCCGACGCACACCAACCTCGGCCTGGCGATCGACCTGCAGGGCAAGGACGGCAAGCGCTCGCTGGTGGTCGCGGCGATCAAGGGCTGCGAAACCATGGGCTTCGGTCAGTTCATCGCCGCCTACGAGGACATCGTCCGCCGCGCCCGCGACGGCAAGCTGACCGCCGACGATTTTTCCGGGGTGACGATTTCGCTGACCAACCCGGGCACCATCGGCACGGTGCACTCGGTGCCGCGGCTGATGGCCGGTCAGGGCGCGATCATCGGCGTGGGCGCCATGGAGTACCCGGCCGAGTTTCAAGGTGCCAGCGAGGAACGCATCGCCGAACTGGGCATCGGCAAGCTGATCACGCTGACCTCGACCTACGACCACCGCATCATTCAGGGCGCGGAATCCGGCGACTTCCTCCGGACCATCCACGAACTGCTGCTCGACGACGACTTCTACGACGAGATCTTCCTCGAACTCGGGATCCCGTACGAGCCGGTGCGGTGGCGCACCGACAACCCGGACTCGGTGACCGACAAGAACGCCCGCGTCATCGAACTGATCGCGGCCTACCGCAACCGCGGCCACCTGATGGCCGACATCGATCCCCTGCGCCTGGACAATTCGCGGTTCCGCAGCCACCCCGACCTCGACGTGCTGACCCACGGGCTGACGCTGTGGGACCTGGACCGCGAGTTCAAGGTCGACGGTTTCGCCGGCAGCGAGTACAAGAAGCTGCGCGACATCCTGTCGGTGTTGCGCGATGCCTACTGTCGACACATCGGCGTCGAGTACACCCACATCCTCGAACCCGAGCAGCAGCAGTGGCTGCAGGAACGCGTCGAGGTCAAGCATGAGAAGCCGACCGTCGCGCAGCAGAAGTACATCCTGAGCCGACTCAACGCCGCCGAGGCCTTCGAGACCTTCCTGCAGACCAAATACGTTGGGCAGAAGCGGTTCTCGCTGGAGGGCGCGGAGACCATCATCCCGATGATGGACGCGGCCATCGACCAGTGCGCCGAGCACGGCCTCGACGAGGTGGTTATCGCGATGCCACACCGCGGTCGTTTGAACGTGCTCGCCAACATCGTCGGCAAGCCCTACGCGCAGATCTTCACGGAGTTCGAGGGCAACCTCAATCCGTCGCAGGCGCACGGCTCCGGTGACGTCAAGTACCACCTGGGCGCCTCGGGCACCTACATCCAGATGTTCGGCGACAACGACATCGAGGTGTCGCTGACCGCCAACCCCAGCCACCTCGAGGCCGTCGACCCGGTGCTCGAGGGCCTGGTGCGGGCCAAGCAGGACCTGCTGGACCGGGGCGACAGCGACGACGGCTTCTCGGTGGTGCCGCTGATGCTGCACGGCGACGCGGCCTTCGCCGGGCAGGGCGTGGTGGCCGAGACGCTGAACCTGGCGCTGCTGCGCGGGTATCGCGTGGGCGGAACCATCCACATGATCGTCAACAACCAGGTGGGCTTCACCACCTCCCCCGAGAACTCGCGCTCGTCGGAGTACTGCACCGACGTCGCGAAGATGATCGGCGCGCCGATCTTCCACGTCAACGGCGACGATCCGGAGGCCTGCGTCTGGGTCGCCAAGCTGGCGGTGGACTTCCGGCAGAAGTTCAAGAAGGACGTCGTCATCGACATGCTGTGCTACCGGCGACGGGGCCACAACGAGGGTGACGACCCGTCGATGACGCAGCCGGCGATGTACGACGTGATCGACCGCAAGCGCGGCGTCCGCAAGTCCTACACCGAAGCGCTGATCGGCCGCGGCGACATCTCGATGAAGGAGGCCGAGGACGCCCTGCGCGACTACCAGGGGCAGCTCGAACGGGTCTTCAACGAGGTGCGCGAGCTGGAGAAGCACCCCATCGAGCCCAGCGAGTCGGTGGAGTCCGAACAGGAACTGGCCCGCGGTCTGGTCACCGCCGTCGACAAGTCGATGCTGGCCCGGATCGGCGACGCGCACCTGGCGATCCCGGACGGCTTCACCGTGCATCCGCGCGTCAAGCCGGTGCTGGAGAAGCGCCGCGAGATGGCCTACGAGGGCAAGATCGACTGGGCCTTCGGTGAGCTGTTGGCGCTGGGATCGCTGGTCGCCGAAGGGAAGTTGATCCGACTGTCCGGCCAGGACTCCCGCCGCGGCACGTTCACCCAGCGTCACTCGGTCATCATCGACCGCAAGACCGGCGAGGAGTTCACCCCGCTGCAACTGCTGGCCACCAATGAGGACGGCACGCCGACCGGCGGCAAGTTCCTGGTCTACGACTCGGCGCTGTCGGAGTTCGCAGCCGTCGGGTTCGAGTACGGCTATTCGGTGGGCAACCCGCAGGCGCTGGTGCTGTGGGAGGCGCAGTTCGGCGACTTCGTCAACGGCGCCCAGTCCATCATCGACGAGTTCATCAGCTCCGGTGAGGCCAAGTGGCGCCAGCTCTCCGAGGTCGTGCTGCTGCTCCCGCACGGCCACGAGGGCCAGGGCCCCGACCACACGTCGGGACGCATCGAGCGGTTCCTGCAGCTGTGTGCGGAGGGCTCGATGACCGTGGCGATGCCGTCTACGCCGGCCAACTATTTCCACCTGCTGCGTCGGCACGTCTACGACGGCATCCACCGCCCGCTGGTGGTGTTCACGCCGAAGTCGATGCTGCGCAACAAGGCCGCCGTCAGCGATATCAAGGACTTCACCGAGGCGAAGTTCCGCTCGGTGTTGGAGGAGCCGACCTACACCGACGGCGACGGTGACCGCAGCAAGGTCAAGCGGATCCTGCTCACCAGCGGCAAGCTCTACTACGAGCTGGCGGCCCGGAAGAACAAGGACAACCGCGACGACATCGCGATCGTGCGGATCGAGCAGCTCTACCCGCTGCCGAGCCGACGGCTGCCGGCCACCCTGGACCTCTACCCGAACGCGAGCGAGTTCCTGTGGGTGCAGGAGGAGCCGGCCAACCAGGGCGCCTGGCCGACGTTCGGGCTGTCCTTGCCGGAGCTGTTGCCGGAGAAGCTGACGGGCCTCAAGCGGATCTCCCGGCGCGCGATGTCGGCGCCGTCGTCGGGCTCGTCGAAGGTGCACGCTGTCGAACAGCAGGAGATCATCGACGAGGCGTTCGCCTGA
- a CDS encoding multidrug effflux MFS transporter, whose amino-acid sequence MIVVLGALVALGPLTIDMYLPALPRIAEELDVTSSVVQLTLTGTLAGLALGQLIVGPLSDSLGRRRPLIVGVVLHMLASLLCMFAPNITALGVARGLQGMGAAAAAVVAVAVVGDLFAGSAAAKVLSRLMLILGVAPVLAPSLGAAVLLEASWRWIFAVLVLMAAGLLLIAAFALPETLPVEHRRPLHVRSIATTYGHLLADARFMALVAVAALAMAGLFAYIAGAAFVLQEHYGLNQQAFAVVFGAGAVALIAATQLNVVLLNRFTPQRIVVCALAVATLAGAVFVAVTVTRFGGVVGFLVPAWTVLAAMGFVMPNAPALALSRHPEAAGTAAALLGSAQFGLGAVVAPVVGLLGNDERALALVMTVSAGLALILMAVVRPQHQLVATPAEVEAVPEPA is encoded by the coding sequence ATGATCGTCGTCCTGGGTGCCCTGGTGGCGCTGGGCCCGTTGACCATCGACATGTATCTGCCGGCGCTGCCACGCATCGCCGAGGAGCTGGATGTCACCTCGTCGGTGGTCCAGTTGACGTTGACCGGCACGTTGGCCGGGTTGGCCCTGGGCCAGTTGATCGTGGGCCCGCTGTCGGACTCGCTGGGCCGGCGCCGGCCGCTGATCGTCGGCGTGGTCCTGCACATGCTGGCCTCCCTGCTGTGCATGTTCGCGCCGAACATCACCGCGCTGGGGGTCGCCCGCGGGCTGCAGGGGATGGGCGCGGCGGCTGCCGCGGTGGTCGCGGTCGCCGTGGTTGGTGACCTGTTCGCTGGGTCCGCGGCCGCCAAGGTGCTGTCACGGTTGATGCTGATCTTGGGGGTGGCGCCGGTGCTGGCGCCGTCGCTGGGCGCGGCGGTTTTGCTGGAGGCGTCCTGGCGGTGGATCTTCGCCGTGCTGGTCCTGATGGCCGCGGGGCTGTTGTTGATCGCGGCGTTCGCGCTGCCCGAGACGCTGCCCGTCGAGCACCGTCGGCCGCTGCACGTCCGTTCGATCGCCACCACCTACGGGCACCTGCTGGCCGACGCGCGCTTCATGGCGTTGGTGGCGGTGGCCGCCCTGGCGATGGCGGGGTTGTTCGCCTACATCGCCGGCGCGGCGTTCGTCCTGCAGGAGCACTACGGGCTGAACCAACAGGCCTTCGCGGTGGTGTTCGGCGCCGGTGCGGTGGCGTTGATCGCGGCCACCCAGCTCAACGTGGTGTTGCTCAACCGGTTCACACCGCAGCGCATCGTGGTCTGCGCGCTGGCGGTCGCGACGCTGGCGGGCGCCGTGTTCGTCGCGGTCACCGTCACCCGGTTCGGCGGCGTGGTGGGATTCCTGGTGCCGGCCTGGACGGTGCTGGCCGCGATGGGCTTCGTGATGCCGAACGCGCCGGCGTTGGCGTTGTCGAGGCATCCGGAGGCGGCCGGGACCGCCGCGGCCTTGTTGGGGTCGGCGCAGTTCGGACTCGGCGCGGTGGTGGCGCCGGTGGTGGGGCTGCTGGGCAACGACGAACGCGCGCTGGCGCTGGTGATGACGGTCAGCGCGGGTCTGGCGTTGATCCTGATGGCAGTGGTCCGCCCGCAGCACCAGCTCGTCGCCACGCCTGCCGAGGTCGAAGCGGTGCCGGAACCTGCGTGA
- a CDS encoding MFS transporter, whose protein sequence is MMIGFFMILVDSTIVAVANPSIMEQLQTDYDGVIWVTSAYLLAYAVPLLVTGRLGDQFGPKNLYLAGLAVFTAASLWCGLSGSIEMLIAARVVQGIGAALLTPQTLTTITRIFPSDHRGTAMGVWGATAGLATLAGPLVGGVLLDHLGWEWIFFVNVPIGIAGLALAVWLVPALPTHRTRFDWVGVALSGAGMFLVVFGLQEGESHGWSGWVWATIVAGIGLLALFVYWQAVNKDDPLIPLQIFRDRDFSMSSVGIAIIGFAVTAMVVPVMFYLQVVCGLSPTRAALLMAPTAVVSGLLAPVVGRVVDRAHPTPIIGFGFSALAISLTWLSVEMTPTTANWRLVLPFIAMGIGMACIWSPLAATATRNLPPELAGAGSGVYNTTRQVGSVLGSAGIAAFMTSRIGAEMPQGAGAPPTGEGAVLSLPEFLHAPFSAALSQSMLLPALIALFGVVAAMFLLGGLRSVAEPSQRRDGFDDRTEVLPAVVDEAAAPARSVREYQDAADRYDGGDRIADEYTPYGRRDDGADDYGYDYDDAYDDDDDDYVEFTVASRFETSSAPTVFERPAGDEDDAVGDDDFDTEPLSARVPSSAPGLFEVSHSATARSGQSLAAPEGADAGAESGNPADVQPIGFAHNGFHADREDRFQPLPPVRTTRREADEPHAPTFQQLAEHIDSLTNSVADLYEGRPSSWSAFEVPEDRPPRHRQHQDSVFDAFGDIGERDHIGEHPGRRPRHYREDPDDGESYGRHYRP, encoded by the coding sequence ATGATGATCGGCTTCTTCATGATCCTCGTCGACTCGACGATCGTGGCCGTCGCCAATCCGAGCATCATGGAGCAGCTGCAGACCGACTACGACGGGGTCATCTGGGTCACCAGCGCCTACCTGTTGGCCTACGCCGTGCCCCTGTTGGTGACGGGCCGGCTGGGCGATCAGTTCGGGCCGAAGAACCTCTACCTGGCGGGCCTGGCCGTCTTCACCGCCGCGTCCCTGTGGTGCGGGCTGTCGGGGTCGATCGAGATGCTGATCGCGGCGCGCGTGGTGCAGGGAATCGGCGCGGCGCTGCTGACGCCGCAGACGTTGACGACGATCACCCGGATCTTCCCGTCCGATCACCGGGGCACGGCGATGGGCGTCTGGGGCGCGACGGCGGGACTGGCCACCCTGGCGGGCCCGCTGGTCGGCGGGGTGCTGCTGGATCATCTGGGCTGGGAGTGGATCTTCTTCGTCAACGTGCCGATCGGCATCGCCGGTCTGGCGCTGGCGGTCTGGCTGGTTCCGGCGCTGCCGACGCACCGGACCCGCTTCGACTGGGTGGGCGTCGCTCTGTCGGGCGCCGGGATGTTCCTGGTGGTGTTCGGCCTGCAGGAGGGGGAGTCACACGGTTGGTCGGGCTGGGTGTGGGCGACGATCGTCGCCGGCATCGGGTTGCTGGCGCTGTTCGTCTACTGGCAGGCCGTCAACAAGGATGATCCGCTGATCCCGCTGCAGATCTTCCGGGACCGGGACTTCAGCATGTCCAGCGTCGGCATCGCGATCATCGGGTTCGCCGTGACCGCGATGGTGGTGCCGGTGATGTTCTACCTGCAGGTGGTGTGCGGGTTGTCGCCGACGCGCGCGGCGCTGCTGATGGCGCCGACGGCCGTGGTGTCGGGCCTGTTGGCGCCGGTGGTGGGCCGCGTCGTCGACCGTGCCCACCCGACGCCGATCATCGGCTTCGGGTTCTCGGCGCTGGCGATCTCCCTGACCTGGCTGTCGGTCGAGATGACGCCGACCACGGCGAACTGGCGTCTGGTGCTGCCGTTCATCGCGATGGGGATCGGGATGGCGTGCATCTGGTCGCCGCTGGCGGCGACCGCGACCCGGAATCTGCCGCCGGAGTTGGCGGGCGCGGGGTCGGGGGTCTACAACACCACCCGCCAGGTGGGTTCGGTGCTCGGCAGCGCGGGCATCGCCGCGTTCATGACCTCGCGGATCGGCGCCGAGATGCCGCAGGGGGCCGGGGCACCCCCGACCGGTGAGGGTGCCGTTCTTTCGCTACCCGAGTTCCTCCACGCCCCGTTCTCGGCGGCCCTGAGCCAGTCGATGCTGTTGCCGGCGCTGATCGCGCTGTTCGGGGTGGTGGCCGCGATGTTCCTGCTCGGCGGGCTGCGTTCGGTGGCCGAACCTTCGCAGCGGCGCGACGGGTTCGACGACCGCACCGAGGTGCTGCCGGCGGTGGTCGACGAGGCCGCGGCCCCGGCGCGTTCCGTCCGGGAATATCAGGACGCTGCCGACCGGTACGACGGCGGTGACCGCATCGCCGACGAGTACACCCCCTACGGCCGCCGTGACGACGGGGCCGACGACTACGGCTACGACTATGACGACGCCTACGACGACGATGACGACGACTACGTCGAGTTCACCGTGGCCTCGCGGTTCGAGACCAGTTCGGCGCCAACCGTATTCGAGCGGCCGGCCGGCGACGAGGACGACGCCGTGGGGGACGACGACTTCGACACCGAACCGCTGAGCGCGCGGGTGCCGTCTTCGGCGCCGGGTTTGTTCGAGGTGTCGCACAGCGCCACGGCGCGGTCCGGGCAGTCGTTGGCGGCTCCCGAGGGGGCCGACGCCGGCGCGGAGTCCGGAAACCCCGCCGACGTGCAGCCGATCGGCTTTGCGCACAACGGGTTTCATGCCGACAGGGAGGACCGGTTCCAGCCGCTGCCGCCCGTCAGAACTACGCGCCGAGAGGCCGACGAGCCGCACGCCCCGACCTTCCAGCAGCTCGCCGAGCACATCGACAGCCTCACCAACAGCGTCGCGGATCTGTACGAGGGTCGCCCCAGCTCATGGTCGGCGTTCGAGGTGCCCGAAGACCGTCCGCCGCGGCACCGCCAGCATCAGGACAGTGTGTTCGACGCCTTCGGCGATATCGGCGAGCGTGACCACATCGGCGAGCACCCCGGCCGCCGGCCCCGGCACTATCGGGAGGATCCCGACGACGGCGAGTCCTACGGCCGGCACTACCGCCCGTAG
- a CDS encoding TM0106 family RecB-like putative nuclease, translating to MFVADDPGEPVVIYSASDLAAAAGCEYALLRSFDVKLRRVDADDQASATDDEMLRRTAELGTEHEQRTLEQLIDRYGTGPAGVVKIPTAAYSVPALRRAAEATAAALAARPAVIYQAAVLDDRFAGFADFLIRTGDDPAAPYRVVDTKLARHAKVAALLQIAGYADALRHAGVDVAPAAELVLGDGRVVEYPLADLIPVYRRQRARLQELLDTHLHSGAPAQWRDQTVAACMRCEVCAPHLVEDDDVLLVAGMRMTQRATLLEAGIDSVTALAESAGPVDGIAASTMTALRRQARLQVQGRSTDVPPFEVADAAALGALPAKSPGDLFFDFEGDPLWTEDGQTWGLEYMWGVLDERDRFTPLWAHDRASERKAFLDFLAMVRKRRKRHPDMHIYHYAAYERTTLLHLAARYGVGEDEVDDLLRAEVLVDLYPIVRNGLCVGTPSYSLKALEPLYMGAELRTGEVTNATASITEYAHYRALRDAGRHEEADAVLKEITDYNLYDCRSTRRLRDWLLLRAFEAGVTHLTRPAVAGETVGPLDQTAQTLSDFAGDGFSAPRTAEQTAAALLESARGYYPRERKPYWWAHFQRLSHPVDEWGDTSGVFLVDDAEVVEDWHLPPRARKPRRHVRLTGVLQGGALDHRPQAIYDQPAPPGLDDEHPDRRAAGAAEVIELDSVDGVPIGVVIRELQPEAGPFDHLPIALTPAKPIRTDRIEASIAAAADAAAATLRQDPPRLPRTAVVDILCRRPPTTRSGAGLPRLDDDVASITAAALDLDRSYLAVHGPPGTGKTYTAARVIAALVNEHRWKVGVVAQSHSVVAHLLDEIVGAGVDAAMVAKKPSPDGTAGRFSTIGDDQYATFLDTTQGAVIGGTAWDFANDNRIATEALDLLAIDEAGQFSLGNTIAVARAARNMLLLGDPQQLGQVSTGNHPEPVDHSALGWLTDGHDVLPAERGYFLECTHRMHPEVCAVVSALSYENRLLPHPKTAVRRLDGHPPGVHTLLVDHHDNATASAEEAAAITAAIGDLLGATWTSEHGSRPLAATDVLVVAPYNAQVLTLRAHLEAAGLGAVLVGTVDKLQGRQAPVVFASMTASAIADVPRGISFLLNRNRLNVAISRAQYLAVVVRSPSLTDYLPATPQGLIDLGAFLALSPGTATPDLKLR from the coding sequence GTGTTCGTCGCCGACGACCCCGGCGAACCGGTGGTCATCTACAGCGCCTCCGACCTCGCCGCCGCGGCCGGGTGTGAATACGCGCTGCTGCGCAGCTTCGACGTCAAGTTGCGCCGCGTCGATGCCGACGACCAGGCCTCGGCCACCGACGACGAAATGCTGCGCCGGACCGCCGAACTCGGCACCGAGCACGAACAGCGCACCCTCGAGCAGCTCATCGACCGGTACGGCACCGGGCCGGCCGGCGTGGTCAAGATCCCCACCGCCGCCTACTCGGTGCCGGCGCTGCGGCGCGCCGCCGAGGCCACCGCGGCCGCGTTGGCCGCGCGCCCCGCGGTGATCTACCAGGCGGCGGTGCTCGACGACCGCTTCGCGGGTTTCGCGGACTTCCTGATCCGCACCGGTGACGACCCGGCGGCGCCCTACCGGGTGGTCGACACCAAGCTGGCCCGGCACGCCAAGGTGGCGGCACTGCTGCAGATCGCCGGTTACGCCGATGCGCTGCGCCACGCCGGGGTCGACGTGGCCCCCGCCGCGGAGTTGGTGTTGGGCGACGGCCGGGTGGTCGAGTATCCGCTGGCCGACCTGATTCCGGTCTATCGCAGGCAGCGCGCGCGGCTGCAGGAACTGCTGGACACCCATCTGCACTCCGGCGCACCGGCACAGTGGCGCGATCAGACCGTGGCGGCCTGCATGCGCTGCGAGGTGTGCGCACCGCACCTGGTCGAGGACGACGACGTGCTGCTGGTCGCGGGCATGCGGATGACGCAGCGGGCCACGCTGCTGGAGGCCGGCATCGACAGCGTGACGGCGCTGGCCGAATCGGCCGGCCCCGTCGACGGCATCGCGGCGTCGACCATGACGGCCCTGCGCCGCCAGGCCCGACTGCAGGTCCAGGGGCGCAGCACCGACGTGCCGCCGTTCGAGGTCGCCGACGCCGCGGCCCTGGGCGCGCTGCCCGCCAAAAGCCCCGGCGACCTGTTCTTCGACTTCGAAGGCGACCCGCTGTGGACCGAGGACGGCCAGACCTGGGGGCTGGAGTACATGTGGGGCGTCCTGGACGAGCGCGACCGGTTCACCCCGTTGTGGGCGCACGACCGCGCCTCCGAACGCAAGGCCTTCCTGGACTTTCTGGCCATGGTGCGCAAGCGCCGCAAGCGCCACCCCGACATGCACATCTACCACTACGCGGCCTACGAGCGAACGACGTTGCTGCACTTGGCGGCCCGCTACGGCGTCGGTGAGGACGAGGTCGACGATCTGTTGCGCGCCGAAGTGCTGGTGGACCTGTATCCGATTGTGCGCAACGGCCTGTGCGTGGGCACGCCGTCGTATTCGCTGAAAGCCCTGGAGCCGCTGTACATGGGGGCGGAACTGCGCACCGGCGAGGTCACCAACGCCACGGCCTCGATCACCGAGTACGCCCACTACCGCGCCCTGCGCGACGCGGGCCGCCACGAGGAGGCCGACGCCGTCCTCAAGGAGATCACCGACTACAACCTCTACGACTGCCGCTCCACCCGACGGCTGCGCGACTGGCTGCTGCTGCGCGCCTTCGAAGCCGGCGTCACCCACCTGACCCGACCCGCCGTCGCCGGTGAAACGGTGGGGCCGCTGGACCAGACCGCCCAGACGCTGTCGGACTTCGCCGGCGACGGCTTCAGCGCCCCGCGCACGGCTGAGCAGACCGCGGCGGCCCTGCTCGAGTCGGCCCGCGGCTACTACCCGCGTGAACGAAAGCCCTACTGGTGGGCCCACTTTCAGCGCCTGAGCCATCCCGTCGACGAGTGGGGCGACACCTCGGGGGTGTTTCTGGTCGACGACGCCGAGGTGGTCGAGGACTGGCATCTGCCGCCGCGGGCCCGCAAACCGCGTCGGCACGTGCGCCTCACCGGGGTATTGCAGGGCGGCGCGCTCGACCACCGGCCGCAGGCCATCTACGACCAGCCGGCCCCGCCGGGCCTCGACGACGAGCACCCCGACCGCCGCGCCGCCGGCGCGGCGGAGGTCATCGAACTGGACTCGGTCGACGGCGTTCCGATCGGGGTCGTGATCCGCGAACTGCAACCGGAGGCCGGGCCGTTCGACCACCTGCCGATCGCGTTGACCCCGGCCAAACCCATCCGCACCGACCGGATCGAGGCGTCCATCGCCGCGGCCGCCGACGCGGCCGCCGCCACGCTGCGCCAGGACCCGCCACGACTCCCCCGCACCGCCGTCGTCGACATCTTGTGTCGCCGGCCGCCGACCACCCGCAGCGGCGCAGGACTTCCCCGGCTCGATGACGACGTCGCCTCCATCACCGCCGCCGCGCTGGACCTCGACCGCTCCTACCTGGCCGTCCACGGCCCACCCGGCACCGGCAAGACCTACACCGCGGCCCGGGTCATCGCCGCGCTGGTCAACGAACACCGCTGGAAAGTGGGCGTGGTCGCGCAGTCGCATTCGGTGGTCGCCCACCTGCTCGACGAGATCGTCGGCGCCGGGGTCGACGCCGCGATGGTGGCGAAGAAACCCAGCCCGGACGGCACCGCCGGACGGTTCAGCACCATCGGCGACGACCAGTACGCGACCTTCCTCGACACCACGCAGGGCGCCGTGATCGGCGGCACCGCATGGGATTTCGCCAACGACAACCGGATCGCCACCGAGGCGCTGGACCTGCTCGCGATCGACGAGGCCGGCCAGTTCTCGCTGGGCAACACCATCGCGGTGGCGCGCGCCGCGCGTAACATGCTGCTGCTCGGCGACCCGCAACAACTCGGACAGGTCTCAACCGGCAACCATCCCGAACCCGTCGACCACTCGGCGCTGGGCTGGCTGACCGACGGACACGACGTGCTGCCCGCAGAACGCGGCTACTTCCTGGAATGTACGCACCGGATGCACCCCGAGGTCTGCGCGGTGGTGTCGGCGCTGTCCTACGAAAACCGCCTGCTACCGCATCCCAAGACAGCCGTACGCCGCCTCGACGGACACCCGCCGGGGGTGCACACGCTGCTGGTCGACCACCACGACAACGCCACCGCCAGCGCCGAGGAGGCCGCCGCGATCACCGCGGCCATCGGTGACCTCCTCGGCGCGACGTGGACGTCCGAACACGGCAGCCGCCCCCTGGCCGCCACCGACGTCCTGGTGGTCGCCCCGTACAACGCGCAGGTCCTCACCCTGCGCGCGCACCTGGAGGCCGCCGGCCTGGGCGCGGTCCTGGTGGGCACGGTGGACAAGCTGCAGGGCCGGCAGGCGCCGGTGGTGTTCGCCTCCATGACGGCCTCGGCCATCGCCGACGTACCGCGCGGAATCTCCTTTCTGCTCAACCGAAATCGGCTCAACGTGGCGATCAGCCGGGCACAGTACCTGGCGGTCGTGGTGCGCTCGCCGTCGCTGACCGACTACCTGCCGGCCACGCCGCAGGGCCTGATCGATCTCGGCGCATTCCTCGCGCTTTCGCCGGGGACCGCCACCCCAGACCTGAAACTTCGGTGA